The proteins below are encoded in one region of Lactuca sativa cultivar Salinas chromosome 3, Lsat_Salinas_v11, whole genome shotgun sequence:
- the LOC111918576 gene encoding UDP-glycosyltransferase 88B1 translates to MANTFVGFEERAVDALREGKCIPNGPTPPIYFIGPLIVGGNHVDPSENECLKWLNSQPSKSVVFLCSGSQGVLKKEQLKEIAIGLEKIEQRFLWVVRDPPPDDKKTDSNSGGGKEVGLDAILPDGFKGRIGDKGMVVKNWAPQPVILSHESVGGFVSYCGWNSVLEAVVAGVPLVAWPLYAEQKMNRVYLVERIDTRETEILIQVRLRGKNI, encoded by the coding sequence ATGGCAAACACCTTCGTGGGGTTTGAAGAAAGGGCTGTTGACGCGCTCCGGGAAGGTAAATGCATCCCCAACGGTCCAACTCCGCCTATTTATTTCATCGGACCTTTGATCGTCGGTGGCAATCATGTGGATCCTAGCGAAAACGAGTGCTTAAAATGGTTGAATTCACAACCGAGTAAAAGTGTAGTGTTTTTATGCTCTGGGAGTCAGGGTGTGTTGAAGAAGGAGCAGTTGAAGGAAATAGCTATTGGTTTAGAGAAAATTGAGCAAAGATTCTTGTGGGTGGTTCGAGATCCGCCACCAGATGACAAAAAAACCGACTCGAATTCCGGTGGTGGTAAAGAAGTCGGTCTGGATGCGATTCTTCCTGACGGGTTTAAGGGCAGGATTGGGGATAAGGGGATGGTGGTGAAGAATTGGGCACCACAGCCGGTGATACTTAGTCATGAGTCGGTGGGTGGATTTGTGAGTTATTGTGGGTGGAACTCGGTGCTTGAAGCGGTGGTAGCTGGGGTGCCACTGGTGGCATGGCCATTGTATGCGGAACAGAAGATGAATCGAGTGTATTTGGTTGAGAGAATAGACACAAGAGAGACAGAGATATTGATTCAGGTACGATTGAGAGGTAAGAACATTTAA